The Streptomyces capitiformicae genome contains the following window.
CGGGAGGCACGTCGCCGGAACGCATGTCGTCAGCCCCGCCGACCTGCTCCAGGACATCGAGACCGTCTCCCAAGTGCTTCGCCAGACCGCCGAGATCGAGGCGGTGCGCACCCTCGCGGCCGCCTCCGCAGCAGAGAGCAGCGTGCCCGTACATGAATGAACGCCCCGCATCCGACCGGGCCGACCAGCCGCTTCGCTCCGCCGTCGTGCTCGGCGGCTCGCACGCCGGGATGCTGGCCGCCCGCGCGCTGGCCGGGTTCGTGGACAAGGTCACCGTCGTCGAGCGGGACGCGCTGCCCGACGGGCCGGGGCCGCGCCGGAACCTGCCGCAGGCCCGCCATGCCCACATGCTGTGGTCCGGCGGGGTGAGGGCGCTGGAGGACCTCGTGCCGGGCGCCGCCGAGCGGCTGTCGGCGGCGGGGGCGCACCGGCAGGCGGTCACCACCGACATGGTGATCCTGTCGCCGCAGGGCTGGTTCCGGCGCTGGCCCGTGTCCCATCGCAACCTGCTGTGCAGCAGGGACCTGCTGGACGCGACCGTCCGCGCGGCCGTCCTGGACGACGCCCGGGTCGAGCTGGTCGAGCGCACCGAGGTGCTCGGGCTCGTCGGCACCGGTGCCGCTGTCACCGGGGTGCGCGTCCGCCACGACGACGGCACCGAGCGCGTACTCGACGCCGGTCTCGTCGTCGACGCCACCGGCCGTTCCTCTCGTGCGCCCGGGTGGCTGGCGGCGCTCGGGCTGCCCGAACCGCGGCGGCGCGTGGTCGACTCCGGTCTCGCGTACGCCTCCCGCGTCTACCGCGCCCCCGAAGGGGCCCGGCGGGGCTACCCCGTCGTCAGTGTGACGGCCGACACCCGGCAGGAGGGCCCCGGCCGGTCGGCGTTCCTCCTTCCGATCGAGGACGGGAAGTGGATCGTCACCCTGTCCGGGACGCGGGGCGGCGAACCGTCCCCGCACAACGACGACTTCGTACGGTTCGCCCGCGAGGAGCTGCGGCACCCCGCCGTCGGTGAACTGCTCACCCACGCCGAGCCGTTGGGCGATGTCGTGTTCACCCGCTCCACCGCCAACCGCCGTTACTTCTACGAGCGGATGCCGCGCTGGCCGGAGAACTTCACCGTCGTCGGGGACGCGCTCGCCGTGTACAACCCGGTCTACGGGCACGGTATGACGATCGCGGCCCAGAGTGCCGTGGTACTGAGGGAGGTGATCCGTCGCCGGGGGTGGGGCGCACCGGGTCTGGCCCGGCGGGTGCAGAAGGCGCTGGCCCGTCCGGTGGGTACGGCCTGGGATCTCGCCACCGGCCAGGACGTGTTCTACGAGGGCGCCACGGAGAGCGGCCCCACCCTACGGGACAGGGTGGTGGCCGCGTACGTCAACCGTGTGCTCCTCACCGCCACCGGCAACGGCCGTATCGCCCGCCGACTGACCGATGTGACCTCACTGGAGCGCGGCCCGGAGGTGCTCCTCACCCCCGGCGTGCTCCTGGCCGCCGCGTTCGGCCCCCTCAAGCCACCGCTCGAGGGGGCGCCGCTCACGGCGGAGGAACGCAAGGCGGCCGGTCTGTGACGAAGGCGGCCGGACTTGTGACCCCGGAGGCTCAGCCGGCGAACGCGGGCTGGGCCAGTCCCTTCCCCGCGCCCGGGACCACCAGCAGCGAGCCCGACAGCGGGTGCGGGGTCTCGGTGCCGATGCGGGCCGTGGTGATGTACAGGTCGGTCAGGTCGGCGCCGCCGAAGGCGCAGGCCGTGGGGCGGGGGGTCGGGAGGGTGATCACCCGGTCCAGTTCGCCGGATGGGGTGTAGCGGCGGACGGCGCCGCCCTCCCACAGGGCGACCCAGACGCAGCCCTCGGCGTCGACGGTGAGGCCGTCGGGGAAGCCCCCGCCCTCCTCGATCGTCATGAACGGGCGCCGGTTGACGGGCAGTTGACCGGTCTCGTAGTCGAAGACGTCGATCCGGCGGGTCGGCGAGTCGATGTAGTACATCAGCCGTCCGTCGGGGCTCCAGCCGGTGCCGTTGCTGACGGCGACGTCGTCGAGGACGGTCCGGTCGAGGCCGTCGGCGGTGAAGCGGGCGAGCGTGCCGCCGCCCGGGGCCTCGTCGTAGCGCATGGTGCCGGCGAAGAGGGAGCCGTCGGGGGCGACGGCGGCGTCGTTGGCGCGGCGGCCGGGGACCGGCTCGTGGTGCAGCCAGCGGAAGCCGCCGTCGGTGTCGCGCAGCCCGACACCGTCCCGGAGGTTGAGGACGAGGCCGCCGCCGGCGCGGGGCTTGGCGGCGCCGACGTGCTGCTCGGTGACGAGGACCGTGCGGCGGCCGGAGGCCGGGTCGTAGGTGTGGACCCGGGAGCCGAGGATGTCGATCCAGATCAGCCGCTGGGCTTCGGCGTCCCAGGTGGGGCCCTCACCGAGGGTGGCCTCCGCCCGTACCGCTACTTCGTATGTGCTCATGCCACGCTCCGGTGTCCGAGGCGCTCGGAGAGTTCCGCGGCGCCCTTGGCGGCGAGCTGCTCCAGCTCGATACGGCGCTCGTCGCTCCAGCGGATCATGGGGACGGAGATCGACAGCGCGGCGACGACCTTGCCCGCGCGGTCGCGGACCGGGGCGGCGACGCAGGAGACGTCCGGGTTGGACTCGCGGTTCTCCACGGCGAGACCTCGCTCACGGATCCGCGCCAGGGCCTCGCGCAGGGCGGCCGGGTCGGTGATGCTGTTGGGCGTCATGGCGACCAGGTCGGCGTCGTCCGGGATACGGGCGCTCAGCTCGGCCTCGGAAAGGGAGGCGAGGAGCATCTTGCCCACGGAGGTGCAGTGCGCCGGGAGGCGACGGCCGGCGGCGGAGACCATGCGGACCGCGTGCGTGGAGTCGACCTTGGCGATGTAGATGACGTCCGTGTACTCCAGGATCGCCACGTGCACGGTCTCGTCGCAGGTCTCGGCGACGGACCGGGCGACCTGCAGGCCCTCGGCGGCGAGGTCGAGCTGCTCGGCGTACCGGCTGCCGAGCTGGTACGGCCGCACTCCGAGGCGGTAGCGGCCCGGCTGGCCCTGCACCGCGACGATGTATCCGCGGGCGGCCAGCGTGGTGACCAGCTCGTGCACCGTGGTGCGGGGCAGCTGGAGCTTGCGCACGATGTCAGGGGCGGACAGTGTGCCGTCCCCGTCGAGGAAGAGCTCCAATATGTCGAGCGCCCGGGTCACGGCAGGTACTAGGCGTCCCACGGTCGGCTCCCTCCCTTGTGTCTGTGGTGACTGTGTTCGATATTTCAACGGTCGATCGGCATAACGAACACAGGCTAGTCATATTGCCTGTCACCGGGCAATGGGCGAGTAACGGTGAGGTGGTGGGGTCAGGTGACGGGGTCTGCGGCTGGGCGTTGCGTCAGAGGACGACTTTGAGCGTTTGGTGTAGGCGCTGGGGGAGTTTTCCAGGCGGCGCGGGACTCGCCCAGCGGAAGAACCGCGTCAGGCCGTTTCCCCGGCCCGTGGAGCCTGTCGATCGCGTGGGTGATGGCATCGGTCCAGGGCCATCGGGCGGTGAAGCGGAGCCAGTGGCGGCGCCCGGTGTTCACGAGCTGGGCGGCGGCGGAGAACAGGCGCAGGCGGAGCTTCTGAGGTCGAGCGCGAGGGAAACGATCTCCAGCAGGACCTTGCCCGGGTCGTACACCGTCCGCGGCTTGCGCCACGGCGCCCGGCGCCGCCGATATCGCGGTGTCCAGGCCCACCTTGCGGACCGTCTCGACCAACAGCACCGCCCCGGCCTGCAAGACCACCCCACCTGGAGAGTGCTTCTTTCCGTGCAGTCAACAGGACCCTAGACAAGTCCCATCGTTGCAGGTCAGAAGCACTCTCCGGTTATTTGATCAAGACGTGGAGTGTCAGGCTGGGTGGCTGAGAACGGTCAACCGGCGCTGCCGATCAGCTTCCAGGGCTCGTGGTCGGCGTCGGCCCCGGTGCCCGGGGCACTGCCCTTCGTCTCCCACTTGGCCTTCCAGACCTTGCCGTTGTACTTGACCGTGGTCTGCTCGATCGGCTGGCTCGCCGGGGAGTAGATCTTGGTCGCGTCCCAGTTGGCGGCACTGCAGCCACCGGCCGGCGGGGTCGCCGTACCGAGTCCCTTGAGGTTGTCGGTCACCGGGGCGTACGCCGTACCGCCGATCGACAGACTCGTGTTCACCGGGCCGGTGATCGGGAGGAAATAGATGATCGGCAGGTCGAGGGACTTGCCGGCCGGGATGATCTGGCAGTAGTCCAGCGTCGTGCTGACCCGGTGGAACGTCGAACCGGCCGTCACCTGCCACTGGCCGCCTTGGGCGCCGGTCTGCCAGTTGCCGTCCTTGACCAGCGGTGACGTCGAGGCCGGGATGTCGAACGACAGCTTCGTGTCCTTGCCACCGCCGAGCGTGCGCCCGGTGTTGTTGGTGATCCGGACGGTCGGCTGCAGCGGCCACAGGTTCGCCGTGGAGGTCGGGTAGTTGACCATCTCGACGCTCACCTTGGCGGTCACCGTCGGCCCGGCACCACCGGTGCCGGCGCGCAGACTGTTGTTGTAGGCGCCGATGTTGCCCAGCTTCTCGTTCAGCCGGGTGGTCAGCGTGTACCCCATCCCGCACGGGGTGTCCGGCTGGACGTCCGTCGGGCAGGAGTAGTCGCCGCCGAGCTCCCACATCATCACGCCGCCCGCGCCGGTCGACTTGACCAGGTCGGTGACCGCGTCGATGCCCTGCTCGTCCTCGGTCGACAGGAACACCTTCTTCTCGGCGTTCCACAGCCACGACGTCTTCGTGGTGTCGTCCCAGTACCGGATGTACTGGCCCGTGCGCCGGTCGGTGACGTCGGTCTGCGGCGTCAGCCCGACGCTGGGGGCGTAGACCGGCGTGATGTTCTTCTCCAGGTTCTTGGTGTGCCACAGCGGGTTCGTCCCGGAGCCGAGCTCGCTGCCGTTGTTGGTCTCGTCGTGCCAGATGTTGTCGATGCCGAAGGCACCGTCACCGCACGGCCTCTTGATGCCGGTACCCGGCTCGCAGCCGTTCGGCTTCTGCGACTTGCCCCACAGACCGTTCGTACCGCCGGTGACGTTCTGCCAGCCGCGCGTGTAGTAGGGGACACCGATGTTGACTCGCCCGGCCTGCATCGAGCCGCGCATGTACTTCATCGCCCAGTCGGTGTTGAAGTACCCGATCTTCCCGTACTCCGGGGTGGCGTACTGGTCGGCCAGTTCCGGGTCCTTGCCGTCGTCGAACAGTGCCGCGTTCGGACCCACGACGTCGTTCCAGGTGCCGTGGTAGTCGTAGGCCATCAGGTTGGTGAAGTCCTGGTACTTCAGCGCCGTCTGGTTCGCCATCCCGCGGGCCAGGTAGCCGGAGGCCGACGACGCCGAGGTGAGCAGGTAGTACTTGTTGTCCGCGACCGAAGCCCGGTTCAGCGAGTCCCGCAGCGTCTTCATCAACGCGGCGTACGTCGTGGGCAGACCCTTGCGACGCGGGTTCGACACCGCCCAATCGGCCGGGTTGCCGGTGTCCTCGAGGACCGTGGGGTACTCGAAGTCGATGTCGACACCGTCGAACCCGTAGGTCCGCAGGAAGTCCACGACCGAGCTCGCGAACGTGTCGATCCCGCCCTGGTTGACCGAGCCGTCGGCGTTGGTGGTCATCGCGTAGAAGCCACCGGAACCGGCCCAGCCACCGACCGAGATCAGCGTCTTCACCCGCGGGTGCAGGCGCTTGTACTTCGTCAGCAGGTTGAAGTGCCCCTTGTAGGGCAGTGAGGGATCCATCTCGGCGCCGACCTCGCCGGGCCACTCCTTCTGGGTGGCGTTCGAGTCGACCTTGATCTTGTTGTTCTCCACCGACGCGAACGCGTAGTTGAGGTGGGTCACCTTCGACCACGGGATGTTCTTCACCAGGTAGTGCGGCGTGCCGTCGGCGCCCGTGCGGCCGCCGTTGAAGTAGCCCACGACCCGGCGGCCCCGGCCCTCGCCGAGCCATTCCCGGCCGTCACTCTGGTAGACCTTGCAATACGGCGTCGCGACGCCCGGCGTGGTCGCCAGGCCCTCCGGCCGGCAGTCGCCGGACGCGGCAGGCCGCGTACCGCCGTCGTCGCCACCGGGGTGCGACTCCATCGGGTCACCGACACCACCGTTGATACCGAGATCACCGGCGCCGCCGTCGGTGCGGCTGCCGTCGCCGTAGCTCGGCACCAGCCAGCCCTCGATGTCACCGGCATCACTCGCCACGGCCGCCGCCCTGACGGCCGTCCTGGCAGTGGTCTTCGCCGTCGTGGTCGTACCGGAGCGGGTCACGGCGAAGTCCTGGATCCCGTCGCCGTTCAGATCGGCGAAGGTCCCGAAGGTGCCCTGGAACGGGTCGTCGTTGCGGATCACGCCCAGCGACTTCCAGCCGGCGGTGACGCTCCACGGAGAGCCGGTGTTCTGCCAGGCCCGGACCTCACCGGTGGTGAACTCGACCCGGACCGTGTCGGCCTTGCCGTCACCGGTGATGTCGGCGAAGGCGACCTGCGCGCCACGCGCCTCACCCGGAGTGGCGAAGCCCGAGATCTTGGTCCAGCCGCCCTCGGTCGGCATTCCCTTGCCCTTGTTCTGCCAGGCGGTCGGGAAGCTCATCCGGTCCAGCGTGATCAGGTCGTCACGGCCGTCACCGTCGAGGTCGGTGAAGTACAGCTCCGGCTCGTAGCCGAGGTTGTTCGCGACGATCGTCGCGCTGCCCCAGCTGATGGTGCCGCCGCTGCTGGTGTTGCGCGACATCCGCATCGCGGCGATACCGGTCGGCGAGTCGGCCGCCGGCAGGATCCGGATGTAGTCGTCCTTGCCGTCACCGTCCAGGTCGGCGAAGTAGACCAGCGCCGGCTTGTTCCCCCGGTCGGCCGGGCTGATGTCGCCCAGCGAGACCGCTTCCTTGGTCGGGTCGTCGTTGCGCCAGCCGGTGACCTTGCCGTCCGTACCGACCACCGCGTAGTCGGCCTTGCCGTCGCCGTTCAGGTCGGGGAAGGCGATCTTCGAGCCGGTCGCGGCGGCGTCCCGGATCTTGCCGATCGGCTTCCAGACGTACGAGCGGTTGCTGATCAGGCCCTGCAGGACCGCGATCCGGGTGCCTGCGCCGAAGGCTTCCGCGATCTTCTTGTAGCCGGCTTCGGTCGGGTAGATCTCGTTGGTGATGTCCTCCGTGGTCACCGCGCCCAGGTCGACCAGCACCAGCCGTGCGCCGGCCTGGATCTTGGCGTAGGCCATCGTGCGGAGCGCTTTGTTGTAGGCGTCGATTCGGGCCTGGTACGTCGGGTTCGTCGACGGCGGCAGGGTCCCGAGCAGGACCGTGGTCGTCGGCGAGGTCCGGTGGATCGCGTCCACGAAGCCCCGCATCTTCTCGGCCGTCGCCGCACCGTCGGCACCGCCGGTCAGGTCGGCCGTGCCCGCGACCAGGGTCATCATGTTCGGCCGCAGCGTCTGCAACGCGGGGATCGTCTGGGCCTTGATGTCGTCGATGCCCTTGCCCTCGAACCCCATGTGGTCGGGGTCGCCGCGCTTGCCGTTCTTCAGCTCACCGACGAAGTCCGTGCGCTTGAAGATGAGAGTGGCCGCTGTTCCGACACCGAGCACCGCAAGGGTGTCCAGACCCTTCACGATGGTGTCCAGGTAGCCCCGGAAGCCGGTCTCGTCGGTGCTGTTCACACCGGCCGTGATCTCGTCACCGGCAGCCATCACCCGGAGCTCTTCGATGTCCGGGCTGGCGGCGGGCGACGGAGTGGGCCCGGCCGCTCTGAGCTGGTTGGACCGGACCGGCCAGTGGTCGGAGGTGCCCTCGCCGGTGACCGTGACAGGCAGATTGAAGGTCTGGTGGGTGGTGACGAAGTAGTCCAGCTCACTTCCATGGACGTGGGTCGCCAGACCCGAGCTGTGGATCCGCATGTCCTGCGACGGGAAGCTCCCCCGCTGGACGAGTTCGTCCGGGTCGACGTTGAAGTCGCCACCGACCGTCGCGTTGTAGGTCGCGCCACGCTGGGTCGCGAGGGCCCTGATCTGGTCGTGAATGGCCCTCATCATCGGCCCGGAGTCACCGCCACTGCCGGACAGACCGTGGAAGGTGAAGTACCACTCGTTGCCGAACCGCGCCCCGAGCGCGTTCCGGCCGGCGTCGATCGGGTTGCCGACGACGATCAGTTCGTCGGGCGTGTCGCGCAGGACGAGCGCGATGTTGACCCGGCCGCCGATCCGACGCGGGTTGTCCGAGTCGTCCTCGGTATGCAGGTAGTAGACCTCACGGGTCGGGTAGGGGGCGCGGGTACCGCTGTTGACGTTCCACCTGTGGTGCAGCACGGTGTACTGATGCTGGACGCCCGCTTGGTCGGTCGTCGTGAAGGTCTGGGAAGGCTGTGCGACGCTGTTCGGAGGTGGCTCCGGGCCGACCTCCTGAAGCATCAGGATCGGCGACTGCTGCGTCAGCGTCACGACCGTGTTGGTCCACTTGCTGCCGGTCTTCGCCTTGTTATTGGACCCCTGCATGTTCCAGGAGATCAAGTGCGTGGTGGCCGGAGGGAAATCGGTGGCGGAGGCCGGAACGACAAGTGACGCTGCCAGTCCGGCCATCATCACCGCTACGGAGATTAAGCGGCGGAACAAGAGCTCCCCCCGTTTCTCACATCCAACAGATCGGGAACAACCGAATCGTTGGAAACTAGTTGACTTCTCAACTATAGCCTCGATCGTTCATGAGGTCCCGTCAACTTGGCGGATTCAAGGGGTCGTTGCAACACGCGGTTGTTTGATCAGGCCGTGAGCAGTTTTGTAGTTAACGGGTCGGCCCCTGGGCGTACGACTCCTGACCCGGAGCTGCTGGCGACCGGCAGTCGGCCGCTGTGGCGGGTACGGACCACCTACGAAGCCCCGCGCGCTCGACGACGCGGTACATACCCTCCGTCGGCCGGCGTCCTGGCCGCGCAAGCGTGAGCAGGCCACCCGTCGGGCACACCGCCTACTCGCCGACGACTCAGCCCTGGCCGTCGTACGTCCGGTCGAACGCCGACGAGGGGGCCGCGGGTCAACGACGGCCCAGGGGGCCTGCTTTGAGGGTGGCGAGAAGGGCTTGGAGGGGGGCCGGGGTGGTGGTGAGGTGGGTGGTGGGGTGGTCGCTTTCGCCTATGCGCATGGCGGCAGTGGCGAGGGCGAGTTCAACACAGGCTTCGCTTTGGTCACCGCCTGAGAAGGTCGACTTCTGCCATGCGTGAGGGCTGGACACGGGGGCGCCTTTCACAGTTCCTGAAGTAGTTCGACGATGAAGTCCCGGGACTCTGCCGGCGGCAGGGCGGAGCTGGCCACCAGGTCGTAGCGCTTCCTGCGCTGCTTGAGTAGCGGTTCGGCAGAGAAGAACGCACTCCCGTGACCTGTGTCGATCTGCACCATGTCCAACAGGCCGGGGCATGTGGATCGTCGACACGGTCACGGACGGCCGCGGGGGGACGGAGTCGCTGGGCGCGTCGGGGAAGGGCGTGTGGTTCGAGCTGAGGGACGAACAACCCCGCCGCCCACCGAAGGTGCGGAAGGCGGAAGGGAAGGCCGCACGGAAGCCCGGTCCACCTGCCAGTCCCGTACCTCTGTCCCTTCCTCGGTGACGACCGTCCTGACGACCGCCCTCAGGTCGAAGGGCGAACGGCGCCGCTCGGCGTACGGCCATGGACCGTTGGATGGACATCGTCCGTCATCGTCTGCCCCGCGGATCCCCCAGCTCCCCCCGCAACCGCTGGGCCCTGAGCACCAGTTCCAGTTCGAAGCGGCGGTCCGGGTCGTCTATCTCGTCGCCCCAGAGTTCGCGGATCTGGCGGAGGCGGTAGCGGACGGTTTGCGGGTGTACACCGAGTCGGGTGGCGACCTCGGGGGCGCCGCCGCGGGTCTCCAGCCAGGCCAGGAGGGTCTCGGCGAGGCGGCGGCCGTGGGTGGGGCCGCAGTGGGCCAACGGCGCCAGACAGCGTAAGGCCAGGTCGTCGATGAGTTCCTCCGGTTGGAGGAGGACCAGGGCCTCGGTGTGTTCCGTGCAGTGCAGGACCTCGCCGCCGGGCAGCAGGCGGCGCTCCATGAGACGGACCGCGGCCTCGGCCCAGCGCAGCGACTTCGCCGCCTCGGCCAGCGGCACCGGCGGGCCGATCGCGCCGGACCAGCCGGTGAGGGCGCGGTGGAGGAGTTCGGGGCGGCCGGCGGCGGCCGGTTCGGGGACGACCATGCGGGGCTGCTCGTACTCCATGTCGAGCAGGACGCCCTGGCTGACGGCCGGGGCCATGGCCTCGCGGGCGGGGCGTAACAGGACCCCGACCGCGACCTTCTCCGGGAGCGGCCAGCCGATGCGGGCGGCCCGTTCGGTGAGCGCGTCGGCGGGGTCGCCCCGGTGGTGCTCGGCGAGGAGGAGTTCCATGAGGCGGCGTTGCAGTCGCAGGCGTTCGCCGGCCTGCCGGGCCGCCGCCTCGGCATAGCCGCGCACGGACTGGTCCAC
Protein-coding sequences here:
- a CDS encoding FAD-dependent oxidoreductase — translated: MNERPASDRADQPLRSAVVLGGSHAGMLAARALAGFVDKVTVVERDALPDGPGPRRNLPQARHAHMLWSGGVRALEDLVPGAAERLSAAGAHRQAVTTDMVILSPQGWFRRWPVSHRNLLCSRDLLDATVRAAVLDDARVELVERTEVLGLVGTGAAVTGVRVRHDDGTERVLDAGLVVDATGRSSRAPGWLAALGLPEPRRRVVDSGLAYASRVYRAPEGARRGYPVVSVTADTRQEGPGRSAFLLPIEDGKWIVTLSGTRGGEPSPHNDDFVRFAREELRHPAVGELLTHAEPLGDVVFTRSTANRRYFYERMPRWPENFTVVGDALAVYNPVYGHGMTIAAQSAVVLREVIRRRGWGAPGLARRVQKALARPVGTAWDLATGQDVFYEGATESGPTLRDRVVAAYVNRVLLTATGNGRIARRLTDVTSLERGPEVLLTPGVLLAAAFGPLKPPLEGAPLTAEERKAAGL
- a CDS encoding DUF397 domain-containing protein → MKGAPVSSPHAWQKSTFSGGDQSEACVELALATAAMRIGESDHPTTHLTTTPAPLQALLATLKAGPLGRR
- a CDS encoding IclR family transcriptional regulator, yielding MGRLVPAVTRALDILELFLDGDGTLSAPDIVRKLQLPRTTVHELVTTLAARGYIVAVQGQPGRYRLGVRPYQLGSRYAEQLDLAAEGLQVARSVAETCDETVHVAILEYTDVIYIAKVDSTHAVRMVSAAGRRLPAHCTSVGKMLLASLSEAELSARIPDDADLVAMTPNSITDPAALREALARIRERGLAVENRESNPDVSCVAAPVRDRAGKVVAALSISVPMIRWSDERRIELEQLAAKGAAELSERLGHRSVA
- a CDS encoding PucR family transcriptional regulator encodes the protein MTGRPGTVTVRSAWHDVPRLQVRQFATIAMAEAPALADEILREIRREYPHLPVVLDDSGEPMALIGIRRAIEVFVQHLETAQGRPRVPPGVFQEFGRGEGLHGRSLDSLQAIYRLGVRLAWRRFAEIGQRVEIPPPAMYELVDAGYEYLDGLVDQSVRGYAEAAARQAGERLRLQRRLMELLLAEHHRGDPADALTERAARIGWPLPEKVAVGVLLRPAREAMAPAVSQGVLLDMEYEQPRMVVPEPAAAGRPELLHRALTGWSGAIGPPVPLAEAAKSLRWAEAAVRLMERRLLPGGEVLHCTEHTEALVLLQPEELIDDLALRCLAPLAHCGPTHGRRLAETLLAWLETRGGAPEVATRLGVHPQTVRYRLRQIRELWGDEIDDPDRRFELELVLRAQRLRGELGDPRGRR
- a CDS encoding SMP-30/gluconolactonase/LRE family protein; the protein is MSTYEVAVRAEATLGEGPTWDAEAQRLIWIDILGSRVHTYDPASGRRTVLVTEQHVGAAKPRAGGGLVLNLRDGVGLRDTDGGFRWLHHEPVPGRRANDAAVAPDGSLFAGTMRYDEAPGGGTLARFTADGLDRTVLDDVAVSNGTGWSPDGRLMYYIDSPTRRIDVFDYETGQLPVNRRPFMTIEEGGGFPDGLTVDAEGCVWVALWEGGAVRRYTPSGELDRVITLPTPRPTACAFGGADLTDLYITTARIGTETPHPLSGSLLVVPGAGKGLAQPAFAG
- a CDS encoding glycosyl hydrolase family 18 protein, whose translation is MQGSNNKAKTGSKWTNTVVTLTQQSPILMLQEVGPEPPPNSVAQPSQTFTTTDQAGVQHQYTVLHHRWNVNSGTRAPYPTREVYYLHTEDDSDNPRRIGGRVNIALVLRDTPDELIVVGNPIDAGRNALGARFGNEWYFTFHGLSGSGGDSGPMMRAIHDQIRALATQRGATYNATVGGDFNVDPDELVQRGSFPSQDMRIHSSGLATHVHGSELDYFVTTHQTFNLPVTVTGEGTSDHWPVRSNQLRAAGPTPSPAASPDIEELRVMAAGDEITAGVNSTDETGFRGYLDTIVKGLDTLAVLGVGTAATLIFKRTDFVGELKNGKRGDPDHMGFEGKGIDDIKAQTIPALQTLRPNMMTLVAGTADLTGGADGAATAEKMRGFVDAIHRTSPTTTVLLGTLPPSTNPTYQARIDAYNKALRTMAYAKIQAGARLVLVDLGAVTTEDITNEIYPTEAGYKKIAEAFGAGTRIAVLQGLISNRSYVWKPIGKIRDAAATGSKIAFPDLNGDGKADYAVVGTDGKVTGWRNDDPTKEAVSLGDISPADRGNKPALVYFADLDGDGKDDYIRILPAADSPTGIAAMRMSRNTSSGGTISWGSATIVANNLGYEPELYFTDLDGDGRDDLITLDRMSFPTAWQNKGKGMPTEGGWTKISGFATPGEARGAQVAFADITGDGKADTVRVEFTTGEVRAWQNTGSPWSVTAGWKSLGVIRNDDPFQGTFGTFADLNGDGIQDFAVTRSGTTTTAKTTARTAVRAAAVASDAGDIEGWLVPSYGDGSRTDGGAGDLGINGGVGDPMESHPGGDDGGTRPAASGDCRPEGLATTPGVATPYCKVYQSDGREWLGEGRGRRVVGYFNGGRTGADGTPHYLVKNIPWSKVTHLNYAFASVENNKIKVDSNATQKEWPGEVGAEMDPSLPYKGHFNLLTKYKRLHPRVKTLISVGGWAGSGGFYAMTTNADGSVNQGGIDTFASSVVDFLRTYGFDGVDIDFEYPTVLEDTGNPADWAVSNPRRKGLPTTYAALMKTLRDSLNRASVADNKYYLLTSASSASGYLARGMANQTALKYQDFTNLMAYDYHGTWNDVVGPNAALFDDGKDPELADQYATPEYGKIGYFNTDWAMKYMRGSMQAGRVNIGVPYYTRGWQNVTGGTNGLWGKSQKPNGCEPGTGIKRPCGDGAFGIDNIWHDETNNGSELGSGTNPLWHTKNLEKNITPVYAPSVGLTPQTDVTDRRTGQYIRYWDDTTKTSWLWNAEKKVFLSTEDEQGIDAVTDLVKSTGAGGVMMWELGGDYSCPTDVQPDTPCGMGYTLTTRLNEKLGNIGAYNNSLRAGTGGAGPTVTAKVSVEMVNYPTSTANLWPLQPTVRITNNTGRTLGGGKDTKLSFDIPASTSPLVKDGNWQTGAQGGQWQVTAGSTFHRVSTTLDYCQIIPAGKSLDLPIIYFLPITGPVNTSLSIGGTAYAPVTDNLKGLGTATPPAGGCSAANWDATKIYSPASQPIEQTTVKYNGKVWKAKWETKGSAPGTGADADHEPWKLIGSAG